A portion of the Vibrio coralliirubri genome contains these proteins:
- the gluQRS gene encoding tRNA glutamyl-Q(34) synthetase GluQRS — MNYIGRFAPSPSGPLHFGSLVAALGSYFQAKSNQGKWLVRMEDLDPPREMAGAADLILKTLEAYHLFWDGEVVYQSQRHGLYQAQIDQWVADNQAYYCQCTRKQIKALGGFYNGHCRDLGLIDSGEQAVRLCMDFPVESFDDVRHGTIQIPKALAAEDFIIKRRDGLFAYNLAVVLDDIDQGVTEVVRGADLIEPTGRQISLYKTLKQKTVSYLHLPLATDGLGNKLSKQNHATAIDLDNPKPTLLNAMRFLGFDIPTALCEASMDEILLWGCQQWNVSQLPDSLQKEHCN, encoded by the coding sequence ATGAATTATATCGGGCGCTTTGCACCATCACCGTCAGGTCCTCTTCATTTTGGCTCACTTGTTGCTGCTCTTGGTAGCTACTTTCAAGCGAAATCTAACCAAGGAAAATGGTTAGTTCGTATGGAAGATCTCGACCCTCCAAGAGAAATGGCCGGCGCTGCAGACCTCATTCTTAAGACGCTTGAGGCTTACCATCTATTTTGGGATGGTGAAGTCGTCTATCAAAGCCAGCGTCATGGCTTGTATCAAGCTCAAATCGATCAATGGGTCGCTGACAATCAAGCCTACTACTGCCAATGCACCCGCAAGCAGATAAAGGCTTTGGGAGGCTTTTACAATGGTCACTGTCGAGATTTAGGCCTAATCGATTCAGGTGAACAGGCGGTGCGCTTGTGCATGGACTTTCCAGTAGAGTCCTTTGATGATGTTCGCCACGGCACCATTCAAATCCCTAAAGCATTAGCTGCAGAAGATTTTATTATTAAACGCAGAGATGGATTGTTTGCCTATAACTTGGCCGTTGTCCTTGATGACATCGACCAAGGAGTGACAGAAGTCGTAAGAGGCGCAGACCTGATAGAACCAACAGGTCGACAAATCAGTTTGTATAAGACGCTCAAGCAAAAAACAGTGAGCTACTTGCACTTACCATTGGCAACCGATGGCTTGGGGAATAAACTGTCAAAGCAGAACCATGCCACCGCGATAGATCTCGATAACCCAAAACCAACGTTACTCAACGCGATGCGATTCTTAGGTTTTGATATCCCGACGGCTCTTTGTGAGGCTTCAATGGATGAGATTTTATTGTGGGGCTGCCAACAATGGAACGTCAGTCAGTTACCTGATAGTTTACAAAAAGAGCACTGTAATTAG
- the dksA gene encoding RNA polymerase-binding protein DksA, with the protein MPESKKKALGILAIAGVEPYQEKPGEEYMSPEQTEHFTKILAAWRNQLREEVDRTVHHMQDEAANFPDPVDRASQEEEFSLELRNRDRERRLIKKIEKTLDKIEEDDFGFCDSCGIEIGIRRLEARPTADLCIDCKTLAEIKEKQMQG; encoded by the coding sequence ATGCCAGAATCTAAGAAAAAAGCGCTAGGCATCCTAGCCATCGCAGGTGTTGAACCGTACCAAGAGAAGCCAGGTGAAGAGTACATGTCACCTGAGCAAACGGAACATTTTACAAAAATTTTAGCAGCTTGGCGCAACCAGCTCAGGGAAGAAGTTGATCGTACTGTGCACCACATGCAGGACGAAGCAGCGAATTTCCCAGACCCAGTTGACCGTGCTTCTCAAGAAGAAGAATTCAGCCTAGAGTTACGTAACCGTGACCGTGAGCGTCGTCTTATCAAAAAAATTGAGAAGACATTAGACAAGATCGAAGAAGACGATTTCGGCTTCTGTGATTCTTGCGGTATCGAGATTGGCATTCGTCGCCTTGAAGCTCGTCCAACTGCTGATCTTTGTATTGACTGTAAAACACTTGCAGAGATCAAAGAGAAACAGATGCAAGGTTAA
- the sfsA gene encoding DNA/RNA nuclease SfsA: MHFNPPLEPATLIKRYKRFLTDIQLPDGSERTIHCANTGAMTGCATPGNTVWYSTSDNAKRKYPNSWEISETDKGHRICVNTARANQLAVEAIENGTIVELLGYNALRTEVKYGSENSRIDILLEDNEKPPCYIEVKSVTLLDELETSTKGQGFFPDAVTTRGQKHLRELTEMVESGNRAVLLFTVLHSGIEKVSAAHHIDAKYSLLLKQAQDAGVEVLCYKAELSSTQIQLKQAVEFINS, encoded by the coding sequence ATGCACTTCAATCCGCCATTAGAGCCAGCGACTCTTATTAAACGCTATAAACGTTTCCTCACTGACATCCAACTTCCAGACGGTAGCGAGCGTACTATTCACTGCGCTAACACTGGAGCGATGACAGGATGTGCGACTCCTGGCAATACGGTGTGGTACTCAACCTCCGATAATGCAAAAAGAAAGTACCCAAACAGCTGGGAGATCTCAGAAACAGACAAAGGTCATCGTATTTGTGTAAATACTGCGCGGGCAAACCAGCTAGCAGTGGAAGCAATTGAAAATGGGACTATAGTTGAACTCTTAGGTTATAACGCGTTACGAACCGAAGTGAAATATGGCAGTGAGAATAGTCGCATTGATATTCTGCTTGAAGATAACGAAAAGCCGCCTTGTTATATCGAAGTGAAAAGCGTCACTTTGCTCGACGAGCTAGAAACGTCAACTAAAGGGCAAGGTTTTTTCCCTGATGCGGTCACAACCAGAGGCCAAAAACATCTGCGTGAACTCACAGAAATGGTCGAATCTGGAAATAGAGCCGTACTTTTATTCACTGTTTTACATTCAGGTATTGAAAAAGTGTCTGCGGCACACCATATAGACGCCAAATATTCGTTATTACTAAAACAAGCACAAGACGCTGGAGTTGAAGTGCTTTGCTATAAAGCAGAGCTCAGCAGTACTCAAATACAACTAAAACAAGCTGTTGAATTTATCAATAGCTAA
- the mrcB gene encoding penicillin-binding protein 1B, with protein sequence MMTKMLTPKKAPPKKAPAKKSPATKAKPRKPRAAAKKTKSKAKKSGKRGWLKILWGISWKAGLALAALLLFVGIYLDSVVKQRFEGQLFDLPTVVYARVLDLSPGTPVSLVQVKNELDVLNYRKVNAPRHPGEYSSSSTKIEMIRRPFEFVDGPEADRHVMLHFNGNELTRIQSLEKKGDMGYLRVEPKMLGMLEKSNDEQRLFLKRNQFPEVMVDALLATEDRNFYQHDGVSPLAIARAMVVNVKAGRTVQGGSTLTQQLAKNLFLSSERTLWRKVREAYIALILDHRYSKDRILEAYLNEVYLGQNGGQAIHGFGLASRLYFGQPIQELRIDQLALLVGMVKGPSYYNPVRYPERAKTRRDLVLRLLMQQDILTPRQYEEAASRDLDIQDNPRIASRQPAYFQQVNIELKKYVGDRFEAKKGIRVFTSLDPVSQDKLEKSIARKVPDLSKTAGNKLEAAAITVDRNTGEIRAMVGGKRTGYDGFNRALNASRPIGSLVKPAIYLTALEQPQKYTLATTLKDTPLSLKGSKGSVWSPRNFDRKFRGDVPLYVALSKSYNVPTVRLGMQLGIDSVSDTIGKLGVDKNEIRPVPSMFLGSFSLTPFQVAQMYQTITNSGRIAPLSALRSVVDNDGEVLYQSIPRVSQSVDQQAAWLTTYAMKRGVSEGTGRFLQGQFAWAGLAGKTGTSNDSRDSWFVGVDGREVTTIWLGRDDNKPTKLTGSSGALRVYADYLKQRTPEQLLLPWPTGIVTANFTRTSEGALEFDCDGAVKLPVWDEDGNIKKGCESQPKQWLKKLFQW encoded by the coding sequence ATGATGACCAAAATGTTAACGCCAAAAAAGGCACCACCTAAAAAAGCGCCAGCAAAGAAGTCACCAGCGACCAAAGCCAAGCCTAGAAAACCAAGAGCGGCTGCGAAAAAGACCAAATCTAAGGCTAAGAAATCTGGCAAAAGAGGTTGGTTGAAGATCCTATGGGGCATTTCATGGAAAGCGGGCTTAGCGCTTGCGGCATTGCTGTTGTTCGTCGGTATTTATCTTGATTCTGTGGTCAAACAGCGCTTTGAAGGTCAGCTGTTTGATTTGCCAACCGTGGTTTATGCGCGAGTGCTAGACCTGTCTCCGGGAACTCCGGTGAGTTTGGTTCAGGTTAAGAATGAGCTCGATGTACTTAATTACCGTAAGGTGAACGCGCCTCGTCACCCGGGCGAATACTCATCTTCTTCAACCAAGATTGAAATGATTCGTCGTCCGTTCGAGTTTGTCGATGGACCGGAAGCGGATCGTCATGTGATGCTGCATTTCAATGGTAACGAGTTAACTCGTATTCAGTCGCTAGAGAAGAAAGGCGACATGGGCTACCTGCGTGTTGAACCGAAAATGCTTGGCATGCTTGAGAAAAGTAACGATGAGCAGCGCCTGTTCTTAAAGCGTAATCAGTTCCCAGAAGTGATGGTTGATGCCTTATTAGCAACCGAAGACCGAAATTTCTATCAACACGATGGCGTGTCGCCACTGGCCATCGCTCGTGCAATGGTCGTTAATGTCAAAGCTGGGCGAACGGTCCAAGGTGGTAGTACGCTGACACAACAGCTGGCAAAAAACCTGTTCCTGTCCAGTGAACGTACTTTGTGGCGTAAGGTTCGTGAGGCCTACATTGCACTTATCTTGGACCATCGTTACAGCAAAGACCGAATCCTAGAGGCTTACTTAAATGAGGTTTACCTTGGTCAAAATGGTGGGCAAGCGATCCATGGCTTCGGTTTAGCGTCTCGCTTGTACTTCGGTCAGCCCATTCAAGAGCTGCGCATCGATCAACTAGCACTGCTGGTGGGTATGGTGAAAGGACCGTCGTATTACAATCCGGTTCGTTATCCTGAGCGTGCTAAGACTCGACGAGATCTTGTTCTTCGCTTATTGATGCAGCAAGACATATTAACTCCGCGACAATACGAAGAAGCAGCGAGTCGTGATTTGGATATTCAAGACAACCCACGTATTGCTAGCCGTCAGCCCGCTTACTTCCAACAAGTCAATATTGAGCTTAAGAAGTATGTCGGCGACCGATTTGAGGCGAAAAAAGGGATTCGAGTCTTTACCTCTTTGGATCCAGTTTCCCAAGACAAGTTAGAGAAGTCGATTGCTCGTAAGGTGCCTGATTTATCGAAAACCGCAGGTAACAAGCTGGAAGCAGCAGCTATTACCGTGGATAGAAATACCGGTGAAATCCGAGCGATGGTCGGTGGTAAGCGTACTGGCTACGATGGCTTTAACCGTGCCTTGAACGCGAGTCGCCCTATTGGTTCTTTGGTCAAGCCTGCAATTTACTTAACCGCACTAGAGCAGCCTCAGAAGTACACGTTGGCGACAACATTGAAGGACACGCCACTGAGCTTGAAAGGCAGTAAAGGCAGCGTGTGGAGCCCGAGAAACTTCGATCGCAAGTTCCGTGGCGATGTGCCTTTGTATGTGGCGCTTTCTAAGTCTTACAACGTACCTACCGTTCGTTTAGGCATGCAGTTAGGCATTGATAGTGTCTCGGATACGATTGGAAAGCTGGGTGTCGATAAAAATGAGATTCGCCCAGTGCCGTCGATGTTTTTGGGTTCGTTTTCACTGACTCCGTTCCAAGTCGCGCAGATGTACCAAACCATTACTAATTCTGGGCGTATTGCACCTTTGTCTGCACTTCGCTCTGTGGTTGATAACGATGGTGAGGTTTTGTATCAGTCGATTCCTCGCGTATCACAAAGCGTCGACCAGCAAGCCGCTTGGTTAACAACCTATGCGATGAAGCGTGGTGTATCGGAAGGTACAGGCCGTTTCCTACAAGGCCAGTTTGCATGGGCAGGATTAGCGGGTAAAACCGGTACCAGTAATGACAGCCGAGACAGTTGGTTCGTGGGCGTTGATGGCCGTGAAGTGACGACCATCTGGTTAGGGCGTGATGACAACAAGCCGACTAAGCTTACTGGTTCGAGTGGTGCGTTACGTGTTTATGCTGATTATCTCAAACAGAGAACACCCGAGCAGTTATTGCTGCCTTGGCCGACAGGCATTGTCACGGCCAACTTTACTCGAACTTCTGAAGGGGCTTTAGAGTTTGATTGTGATGGTGCCGTCAAACTGCCAGTTTGGGATGAGGATGGAAACATTAAAAAGGGCTGTGAAAGTCAACCAAAACAGTGGCTAAAGAAGCTTTTTCAGTGGTAA
- the hrpB gene encoding ATP-dependent helicase HrpB → MPDLLAGVETHTQLILKAAPGAGKSTFFPLQLVKTNAVQGKIIMLEPRRLAARNIATYLASQLGEKVGESIGFRVRGESKISNATRLEIVTEGIMTRMIQTDPELTGVDMVIFDEFHERSIHADTALAFSLEIQEALRDDLKVVVMSATLDQQALQSLLPDAKYVESQGRTFPVDFRYQPLSANEYLAPKMANVIRSLMDKESGSLLAFLPGVSAIKQVESQLEQLASDIDVCPLYGQLSFPQQQKAIAPSEKGRRKVVLATNIAETSLTIEGIRLVVDSGLERVAKFDLKTGITKLEQVKISQSSAEQRAGRAGRIEEGLCVRLYSETQLIQQPAVPEPEILHSDLSSLVSELTQWGAASADELHWLDVPPKASIGQAKQLLQTLELLDDNGQFTALGKQAQRLGLEPRIASMLVKAQQGSPALLNVAIVAAALLEEPERNVTDIQHSLHRLKQRKHSKNSVVMQRAKSLASKLNHHLDLSQVDESLLPLVLCFAFPDRIAQVRSATSSAFLLANGHGAEVRDDDPLANNDYIVVIDLMRSTGRASQIFLATAVDIAQLEAEFPKLFVRSDYADWDEKRGRLVAEQRVSLGKLIISTKALPDPDANQASQALLNYVARCGLDRLNWTASAKQLVERVRCAALWMPEHDWPTMDEASLVEHLDEWLSPYLNGIKSAKGLASVSIEQALSAYLGWPLNQEIDQWLPTHYLMPTGSKKAIRYQYQSEPVISVRMQEVFGEQDSPLIAQGRKKVVLELLSPAQRPLQITQDLAGFWAGAYKEVQKEMKGRYPKHPWPDDPANHVATTKTKRQLNR, encoded by the coding sequence ATGCCAGATCTGCTCGCTGGCGTAGAAACACACACTCAACTTATTCTAAAGGCCGCTCCCGGTGCGGGTAAGTCAACATTCTTCCCTTTACAGTTAGTTAAGACCAACGCCGTTCAAGGCAAAATCATCATGCTTGAACCGAGGCGTTTAGCTGCAAGGAATATTGCCACTTACTTAGCGAGCCAATTGGGAGAAAAGGTGGGGGAGAGCATTGGCTTTAGAGTTCGTGGTGAATCTAAAATCAGCAATGCAACTCGCTTGGAAATCGTCACCGAAGGGATCATGACGAGAATGATCCAAACCGACCCTGAATTGACTGGGGTTGATATGGTGATCTTTGATGAGTTTCACGAGCGTAGTATTCACGCAGATACCGCGCTGGCCTTTAGTTTGGAGATCCAAGAAGCACTGCGTGATGATCTAAAAGTGGTGGTGATGTCGGCAACCTTAGATCAACAAGCGCTGCAATCTTTGTTACCTGATGCCAAGTATGTTGAATCGCAAGGCCGAACTTTCCCTGTCGACTTCCGTTATCAGCCTCTTAGTGCAAATGAATATCTAGCCCCTAAAATGGCCAACGTGATTCGCTCTTTGATGGATAAAGAGTCAGGCTCACTTCTGGCCTTTTTGCCGGGCGTTTCTGCGATTAAGCAGGTGGAATCTCAACTAGAGCAACTTGCCAGTGATATCGATGTGTGTCCTTTGTATGGGCAACTCAGCTTTCCTCAACAGCAGAAAGCGATCGCGCCATCAGAGAAAGGGCGTCGAAAGGTGGTGTTAGCGACCAATATTGCTGAGACTTCTTTGACGATTGAAGGCATTCGATTGGTGGTTGATTCCGGGCTTGAACGTGTGGCGAAGTTCGATCTGAAAACTGGTATTACTAAGCTTGAGCAAGTGAAAATCTCGCAATCTTCAGCTGAACAACGGGCGGGGCGTGCGGGACGAATTGAAGAGGGCTTGTGCGTCCGTTTGTACAGCGAAACGCAACTTATTCAGCAACCGGCTGTACCAGAACCTGAAATTCTTCATTCTGATTTGTCTTCGTTAGTGTCTGAATTGACTCAATGGGGCGCTGCGAGTGCCGATGAACTGCATTGGTTAGACGTTCCACCAAAGGCTTCTATTGGGCAAGCCAAGCAACTCTTACAGACTCTTGAATTATTAGACGATAATGGTCAATTTACGGCATTAGGAAAACAGGCCCAACGTTTAGGTTTAGAGCCTCGTATTGCCAGCATGTTGGTTAAAGCGCAGCAAGGTAGTCCTGCTTTGTTGAATGTCGCGATTGTTGCCGCTGCTTTGCTGGAAGAGCCGGAACGCAATGTGACTGATATTCAACACTCTTTGCATCGACTTAAGCAAAGAAAACATTCCAAAAATAGCGTGGTGATGCAGCGAGCGAAAAGTCTCGCGAGCAAACTCAATCATCACTTAGATTTGTCACAAGTTGACGAATCATTGCTACCATTAGTGCTTTGTTTTGCATTCCCTGACCGGATTGCACAAGTGAGAAGCGCGACCAGCAGTGCTTTCCTTTTGGCGAATGGTCACGGCGCTGAGGTTCGTGACGATGACCCATTGGCGAACAATGACTATATCGTAGTGATTGATTTGATGCGCAGCACAGGGCGAGCCAGTCAAATTTTCTTAGCCACCGCGGTTGATATCGCGCAGCTAGAAGCTGAATTTCCAAAGCTGTTTGTGCGTTCCGATTACGCCGATTGGGATGAGAAACGTGGCCGTTTAGTTGCCGAGCAGCGTGTATCTCTGGGCAAATTGATTATCAGCACCAAAGCTTTACCTGATCCCGATGCGAATCAGGCGAGCCAAGCGCTGCTCAATTATGTCGCTCGATGTGGGTTGGATCGCTTAAATTGGACAGCTTCGGCTAAGCAGTTGGTTGAGCGTGTGCGCTGTGCAGCACTTTGGATGCCTGAGCATGATTGGCCAACGATGGACGAGGCGAGTTTGGTTGAACACCTTGATGAGTGGCTATCACCCTATCTGAATGGCATTAAGTCGGCAAAAGGGCTGGCTAGTGTTTCGATTGAACAGGCATTGTCGGCTTATCTTGGTTGGCCTTTGAATCAAGAAATCGACCAATGGCTGCCAACGCACTATCTGATGCCAACAGGCAGCAAGAAGGCCATTCGTTATCAATATCAATCTGAACCAGTGATCTCAGTGCGAATGCAGGAAGTCTTTGGTGAACAAGACTCGCCATTGATCGCACAAGGGCGTAAAAAAGTAGTGCTTGAGCTCCTTTCTCCAGCACAGCGACCACTGCAAATTACTCAAGATTTAGCCGGCTTTTGGGCTGGCGCGTACAAAGAAGTACAAAAAGAGATGAAAGGCCGTTACCCAAAACATCCTTGGCCGGATGACCCTGCTAACCATGTAGCAACCACTAAAACCAAACGACAGTTGAATCGATGA
- a CDS encoding patatin-like phospholipase family protein yields the protein MISRWLVSGLGIVGTVISFQLFASTATQVAQSQQAEQAHKRPTVAVVLAGGGAKGAAHIGVLKALEEMQIPVDYITGTSMGSYVGGLYATGMSADEIESFIYTVDWNRGYRDRVNRSDRRVRDKEYEDRYQLNTDLGLGWGEIKARKGVVQGQNMLRILRETTGNLSSFDSFDHLAIPYRSVATDIIELEEVVIDHGHLVDAMMASMSVPGALPPYELDGRMLVDGGVTNNMPVDVARAMGADIVIAVDISTNYKGKDDFTNFLAAADQLSNYLVQRSTQEQAETLTDDDVFLRPDVGEMETTEFDKMPSAFLAGYEAAKQHTDELSKLSLSNADYQHYIEDKQKARRQLKHGDQTVVDRVVINNNTHYSDKLIENRLNLDSGKVLKTSEIESKVQDLYALDRFELVTYEFDTVDGEEQLQVDVNEKSWGPNYLNFRFFLEDDFSTTSQYSIGVSANFTDINSHGAELRTNIEMGTDKRIEAELYSPFFSSQKLFTSASIAYSKENRNLPVDIDDIEEPTLDVTKDYFPMTYSEYVGELALGYQPTLWQELKFGARYTDGDVEVASLPSLGNGGYTRIGGFINYRLDTLDNFSLPTEGYFVDLEYLVSHDDFQNDTSINETELTSESDTVYEFSANLMAAKSIEKHTLVAKLDYGIVESKNSIFPIDPKELGGFLNLSGIPRNSMIGQNLAYTSLIYRYKWFENDFGLFKSPFYVGASIEHGGVWSNNDLSIDEAPMYTAGSVFAGVDSPIGPIILAYGRTEDNFDSVYLIVGTSYK from the coding sequence ATGATTTCTCGTTGGTTAGTGAGTGGCTTAGGCATTGTCGGTACTGTGATCAGTTTTCAGCTGTTTGCATCCACCGCGACACAGGTTGCTCAATCTCAGCAGGCTGAACAAGCTCATAAAAGGCCAACCGTTGCTGTCGTTCTTGCTGGTGGTGGGGCAAAAGGTGCAGCTCACATTGGTGTGCTTAAAGCACTAGAAGAGATGCAAATCCCGGTTGATTACATTACCGGTACCAGTATGGGCTCATACGTTGGTGGTCTTTATGCGACAGGGATGAGCGCAGACGAGATCGAGAGCTTTATTTATACGGTCGATTGGAATCGCGGTTATCGTGATCGCGTTAACCGTAGTGATCGCCGGGTACGTGACAAAGAATATGAAGATCGCTACCAACTGAACACCGATCTCGGCTTAGGTTGGGGCGAAATCAAAGCAAGGAAAGGGGTGGTGCAAGGCCAGAATATGTTGCGTATTCTGCGTGAGACCACAGGTAATCTATCTTCATTCGATTCTTTCGACCATCTTGCGATTCCATACCGTTCCGTCGCAACCGACATTATCGAACTTGAAGAGGTGGTTATCGACCATGGTCACCTTGTTGATGCCATGATGGCCAGTATGTCAGTTCCCGGCGCTCTTCCTCCTTATGAACTCGATGGTCGAATGCTGGTTGATGGTGGTGTCACCAATAACATGCCCGTCGACGTTGCCAGAGCGATGGGTGCAGACATCGTCATTGCGGTGGATATCAGTACCAACTACAAAGGTAAAGATGATTTCACGAATTTTCTAGCTGCAGCTGACCAACTCTCTAATTATCTTGTTCAACGCAGCACCCAAGAGCAAGCTGAAACTCTAACAGACGATGATGTGTTCCTGCGCCCAGATGTTGGGGAAATGGAGACGACAGAATTTGATAAAATGCCATCGGCTTTCCTTGCGGGCTATGAAGCCGCTAAGCAACATACTGATGAACTTTCTAAGCTATCGCTCTCAAATGCCGATTATCAGCATTATATCGAGGACAAACAAAAAGCGCGCAGACAGCTGAAACACGGCGATCAGACCGTCGTTGACCGAGTTGTGATCAATAACAACACCCACTATTCCGATAAGCTGATCGAAAACCGTTTAAACCTTGATTCAGGTAAGGTTCTGAAGACCAGTGAAATTGAATCTAAAGTACAAGACCTCTATGCGCTAGATAGATTCGAGTTGGTGACGTATGAATTTGACACCGTGGATGGCGAGGAGCAATTGCAGGTCGATGTGAACGAAAAATCTTGGGGACCAAACTACCTCAACTTTCGATTCTTTCTTGAAGATGATTTCTCCACTACCAGTCAGTACTCGATTGGTGTTTCAGCCAACTTTACCGATATCAACTCGCACGGTGCAGAGCTAAGAACCAATATCGAGATGGGAACGGATAAACGAATTGAGGCTGAACTTTACTCGCCATTTTTTTCGAGTCAAAAATTGTTCACTTCTGCATCGATTGCTTATAGCAAGGAAAACAGAAACCTACCGGTAGATATTGACGATATTGAAGAGCCGACACTGGACGTAACGAAAGACTACTTTCCAATGACTTATAGCGAGTATGTCGGTGAATTAGCATTAGGCTATCAACCTACTTTGTGGCAAGAACTGAAATTTGGTGCTCGTTATACTGATGGGGATGTTGAGGTGGCTTCTTTACCTTCGTTGGGTAATGGTGGTTACACGCGTATTGGTGGGTTTATCAATTATCGATTGGATACTTTGGATAACTTCAGCTTACCAACTGAAGGTTATTTTGTTGATTTAGAATACCTTGTTTCTCATGATGACTTTCAGAATGATACCTCGATTAACGAAACAGAGTTGACGTCTGAGAGCGATACGGTTTATGAGTTTTCGGCTAATTTAATGGCTGCAAAGAGTATCGAGAAGCATACTTTAGTCGCAAAGCTCGACTACGGTATTGTAGAGAGCAAAAATTCGATTTTCCCTATTGATCCTAAAGAGCTTGGTGGCTTCTTAAACCTGTCAGGTATTCCAAGGAACAGTATGATTGGCCAGAACTTGGCCTACACCAGCCTTATCTATCGTTATAAGTGGTTTGAAAATGACTTCGGCCTTTTTAAATCACCATTCTACGTGGGGGCATCCATTGAGCATGGTGGTGTTTGGTCGAACAATGATTTGAGTATTGATGAAGCGCCAATGTACACCGCGGGTTCTGTTTTTGCGGGTGTCGATTCACCAATCGGGCCGATCATTTTAGCTTATGGCCGAACTGAAGATAACTTCGATTCGGTGTATCTGATTGTAGGTACTTCCTACAAATAA